One Paraburkholderia phymatum STM815 genomic window, CGATGCCCGGATTCGCGACGGCGTTGTTACTCCCCACGCCGCTGCCGATCGACTAGCATGTAAGGCTCGACAGATCACCGACAGGGGTGGAAGCATGAAGCGCTCACCGGCTGAAATCGTGCGTGAATATGGCCCGTTTCCGGGCATCGACAGCGTCGCCGGCGTCACGTATGACGGCGGGAACGTCTGGTTCGCTGCAGGCGCAACGGTGAACGCGCTGGATCCGTCGAGCGGAAAAACCGTGCGTTCGATCGATGTCCCCGCAACGGCGGGCACCGCGTTCGACGGCCATCATCTGTATCAGATCGATGAGGGGCTTATCCGCAAGGTGGACCCGCAGTCAGGCGCGGTAGTCGCGACGATACCCGCGCCCGCGGGCATGAACTCTGGCCTCGCGTGGGCGGAAGGCGCGCTGTGGATCGGACAGTATCAGGACCGCAAGATTCACCAGCTCGACCCGCACACGGGGGCGATTCTCCGCACGATCGAATCCAGCCGGTTCGTGACGGGCGTGACGTGGGTCGACGGCGAGCTTTGGCACGGCACCTGGCAGGACGACAAGAGCGACTTGCGACGCGTCGATCCGCGCACGGGCGAAGTGCTGGAAACGCTCGAGATGCCGGATGGAATCGGCGTATCGGGACTCGAATCGGACGGCGCCGACACGTTCTACTGCGGCGGCGGCAACAGCGGCAAGCTGCGCGCGGTTCGCAGGCCAAAGCGCGGCGACGCCGAAGCGCCTGTCGATACCACGGCCAGCGCCTGATGACCGCGGCGGGTTATAGCGCGCGCGTGGTTGCGTGCAACAGGTGAAGCGTCTCGTCGAACTGCGTGACCAGCTCGAAGACCAGTAGAAGCGCCAACGTATAGCCGACGCCCGGCGACCGCTCCATCCATCGAAGTATGGGCGTGGCAAAGCGCTGGCGCACGGCGTCGCGCGTCGCGATGTACGTGAACAGGATGCCGATGGCAGCGCCCGCCAGGATGTCGGTGGGATGATGCAAGCCGACGAACACGCGCGGAAAGCAGATGAACGCAGCGGTGTAGAGCAGCGCCACGGTGCCGGCGCTGCGCCAGATCAGAAAGATGCCTGTCGCTACCGCTATCCATAGCATCGCATGGTCGCTCGGAAACGAGCTCCACGTCGTAACGCTCGCACTGTCCAGTCCGACGGAAGGAAAGAGGCCGTGCAGCGCCGGGTCCGAAATCGGCCTTAACCGGAACGGCAGCGCCACGGCAAGCACCCTGCCCACTGCCAGCGAGACGATACCGCTCGCGACCGTCGCAATCACCATCTCGCGCTCCCAATCTTTTCGATCGCCTTGCCTGAACCAGATGAAGCACAGCATGGGCATCAATACGAGGCCCTTGAACATGACCTGCCCTGAGATCACCCGCACGAGATGATTGATCGCGGGCGATGCGAAAGCATGCTGCGACAGGAACATTTGAATCGCGAGGTCGAAAGTGGTGTGCATGGGGAACGGGCAGATGTTTCGTCGGCTTCGATGTTTTCGCAAGGTGACGAAGCATACGGAAGCGCATCGCCGTTTCCGACGCTAAATTGCAACCGTCCGTAAAAGCACGGGGCAACAGCGCGATGCTCGATACAGCATTTACAGTCCATTACTATTTGCGAAAGTTTCGCACGCGCGCAAGCTCATACAATCCGCACATCAAAAACGATCTCAGGGAGACGATCATGATGAAGTCGAAACGAGCCATTACGGCCGCGATTTTGCTGCTGGCTTGCGTGTCCTCCGTGCCCGCGTTTGCGAACGGTGGTGGTGGTGGTGGCGGTGGCGGTGGCGGTGGCGGTGGTGGCGGTGGCGGTGCTGGCGGCGGTGGCGGCGGTAACGGAGGAGGCAACGGAGGAGGCAACGGCGCCGGAAACGCGGGCGGCCACGGAAATGGAAATGGTCCCGGTTCGTCGATGGGAAGCCCCGGTGGCATGTCCGCGAGCCACATGAGCGCCAAAGGCCACGCCAACACCAACGGCCCCGTTTCCGGCGATCGCGACAAGGGCCTCGAACGCGCCGGCGACCGCGCCGGTTTGCATGCACAAGCGCAACCGGGTTCGCATGTGAACCGCGGCCACCACAATGCCTACGGAAAAGATGCGCGTAGCACGCGCTCGTAGCGCGATCGATCAGGATCAGCCGCTTGCACCGCGAACAGCGCAAGCGGCTGCTAGTTCGTGCGCCGATGCTCCACTGCGAACTTGATCAGTTCGGCCTGCCCTTCTATCTCCAGCTTGCGCTTCAGATTGAGCCGGTGTGTTTCGACCGTGCGCACCGACAGGCCATTGCGCTGCGCGATCTGCTTGCTCGACAGCCCCTGCGCGAGCTGATCGAGAATGTCCCGTTCGCGCGGCGTCAGACGTTCTATCGGATCGCGCGTCGCCGACGCATGAATGAGCCGCGCGCTGAGCCCTTCGCTGAAGAATGTCTTGCCTTCCAGCACCGCGCCTATCGCGCGGATGATCTCCGCGCCCGGCGAATCCTTCAGCACGTAACCGCTCGCTCCCGCGCGGACAGCCTGCGTCACATACTCGACGTTGTCGTGCATCGAAAGCATCAGCACACGTATGGCCGGAAAGCGCTCATGGAACAAAGCCGCGAGCGCGATGCCGTTCATGCCGCGCATGCCGACATCCATCAAGACGAGGTCCGGCTCGTACGCGGCCGCCAGCGCAAGCGCTTCGTCGGCATTGCCCGCTTCGCCGACCACCGAGAAACCCGGCACAGCTTCGAGCCGCGCGCGCAAGCCGTCGCGCACGAGGGGATGATCGTCCACGAGGATCAGACGCGCTGCGCCTGCTGAATGGTTCATGACTGGTTTGCCTGCATGTCGATGGGAAGCGCTTTGCGTGCAAAGATCGGCACGCTCGCCGTAACGATGGTATGGCCTGGCCGTGAGTCGAGGCGCAGATCACCGCCAAGCGCTTCGAGCCGCTCGCGCATGTTGCGCAGACCAACGCCCGCGCGCGCGTCCGCCTGCACCCGTTCCACGTCGAAGCCGCGGCCGTCGTCGCTGATCGAGAGCGTGACGCGGCTCGCAGACACGTCCAGCGACACAGCCGCCTCGGTCGCGTGCGCGTGCCGGAAAATGTTCGTGAGCGCCTCCTGCGCGATACGGAACAGCGCGGTCTTGACGGTATCGGGCAAGTGCGCGGCATGATCGTGCGTGACATGTGTGAAGCCGATGGCCAGATGACCTTGTGCGCTCAACTCGCGGGTCAGCTGTTCAAGCGCGGCGGCGAGGCCAAGATCGTCGAGCATCGACGGTCGCAGTGCATGCGAGATGCGCCGCACTTCGCGCAATGCGTCGCCGAGACGCCCAATGCCCGTGGACAACGCCGCTTCTGCCGGCTGCACGCGCGGCTCGCTCAGTTCGAAACGCGCGAGCGCCGATTCCAGCAGCAGCTTCACGGACACCAGCATCTGACTGATGCCGTCATGCAGTTCGCGCGAAAGCCGCGCCCGCTCGTTTTCCTGCGACTCGACCACCTGTTGCGCAAGCCGCTTGAGCTTCGCGTCCGCGCTGCGATACTCGCTGACGTTGAGCACGAGCGCACACACGGCGATCACGCAGAGACCCGCCAGCGCGATGGCGCCGATCCACAGCATGGTGTGTTCGATGTCGGATGAGGCACGCTGATCGATGCGCGCCAGCGTCGTGTCTACATCGTCGAGATAGATGCCCGTGCCGACCATCCAGCCCCAGCGAGGCAGCGGCACGACATAGCCGAGCTTCGGCGCGAGCTTGCCCGTCGACGGCCGATGCCACACGTAGCGCACGTAGCCGCCGCCCTGTGCAGCGGCTGCGATGAGCTGCTGGATCGTCAACGACCCGGCCGGGTCGCGCAAGGTCCACAGGTCGCGTCCTACGAGATCCGGCTCGCGCGGATGCATCAGCGAGCGGCCATGCATGTCATACACGAAGAAGTAGCCGTCCTGGCCGAAGTCCA contains:
- a CDS encoding cache domain-containing protein, with the translated sequence MKLKAKIFLLAIVPFMAAIAGIAFGVRHQATALASAQHDTTQSAYLASKEIELRHYVDLATSAIKPLYDEAGENARDDAILRSRALAMLEKMDFGQDGYFFVYDMHGRSLMHPREPDLVGRDLWTLRDPAGSLTIQQLIAAAAQGGGYVRYVWHRPSTGKLAPKLGYVVPLPRWGWMVGTGIYLDDVDTTLARIDQRASSDIEHTMLWIGAIALAGLCVIAVCALVLNVSEYRSADAKLKRLAQQVVESQENERARLSRELHDGISQMLVSVKLLLESALARFELSEPRVQPAEAALSTGIGRLGDALREVRRISHALRPSMLDDLGLAAALEQLTRELSAQGHLAIGFTHVTHDHAAHLPDTVKTALFRIAQEALTNIFRHAHATEAAVSLDVSASRVTLSISDDGRGFDVERVQADARAGVGLRNMRERLEALGGDLRLDSRPGHTIVTASVPIFARKALPIDMQANQS
- a CDS encoding response regulator, with the protein product MNHSAGAARLILVDDHPLVRDGLRARLEAVPGFSVVGEAGNADEALALAAAYEPDLVLMDVGMRGMNGIALAALFHERFPAIRVLMLSMHDNVEYVTQAVRAGASGYVLKDSPGAEIIRAIGAVLEGKTFFSEGLSARLIHASATRDPIERLTPRERDILDQLAQGLSSKQIAQRNGLSVRTVETHRLNLKRKLEIEGQAELIKFAVEHRRTN
- a CDS encoding Vgb family protein is translated as MKRSPAEIVREYGPFPGIDSVAGVTYDGGNVWFAAGATVNALDPSSGKTVRSIDVPATAGTAFDGHHLYQIDEGLIRKVDPQSGAVVATIPAPAGMNSGLAWAEGALWIGQYQDRKIHQLDPHTGAILRTIESSRFVTGVTWVDGELWHGTWQDDKSDLRRVDPRTGEVLETLEMPDGIGVSGLESDGADTFYCGGGNSGKLRAVRRPKRGDAEAPVDTTASA
- a CDS encoding phosphatase PAP2 family protein, producing MHTTFDLAIQMFLSQHAFASPAINHLVRVISGQVMFKGLVLMPMLCFIWFRQGDRKDWEREMVIATVASGIVSLAVGRVLAVALPFRLRPISDPALHGLFPSVGLDSASVTTWSSFPSDHAMLWIAVATGIFLIWRSAGTVALLYTAAFICFPRVFVGLHHPTDILAGAAIGILFTYIATRDAVRQRFATPILRWMERSPGVGYTLALLLVFELVTQFDETLHLLHATTRAL